One region of Bactrocera neohumeralis isolate Rockhampton chromosome 5, APGP_CSIRO_Bneo_wtdbg2-racon-allhic-juicebox.fasta_v2, whole genome shotgun sequence genomic DNA includes:
- the LOC126758484 gene encoding ubiquilin-1 — translation MAEGGNSKRIVVNVKTPKEKKTIEVDEDSGIKDFKQLVAQKFDSEPEQLVLIFAGKIMKDTDTLKTHNIKDGLTVHLVIKAPTRAAEPAARPAADVRQTPFGLNQLGGLAGMEALGAGTGSFMDLQARMQSELLNNGDMLRSVLDNPLVQQMMNNPEIMRTLFTSNPQMQDLMQRNPEISHMLNNPELLRQTMELARNPSMLQELMRSHDRAMSNLESVPGGYNALQRIYRDIQEPMLNAASDSFTRNPFSGLMDSSGGGINPQQGTENRQPLPNPWGGTGNTSGTSGSGGAASGANPDLPPRGVLNTPAMQSLMQQMSENPSLMQNLLNAPYTRSMMDAMAQDPDMASRLLSTSPLMANNPQLQDQVRQMMPQFLNQMQNPEVQNMLTNPEALNAIMQIQQGMEQLRSAAPGLVGSLGIPPPAPGNTESSTGTTTSTTNTTSGGGDTNRPATAPGGGPNAQLFNDFVSRMLNGVGMQADNTQPPEVRYQSQLEQLAAMGFANREANLQALIATFGDINAAVERLLSLNQLSLS, via the exons ttcaaaCAACTTGTGGCGCAGAAATTCGACTCTGAACCCGAACAGCTGGTACTAATTTTTGCTGGCAAAATTATGAAAGACACCGATACATTAAAGACTCACAACATTAAAGACGGTCTAACAGTTCATTTGGTCATCAAAGCACCTACAAGGGCAGCAGAACCTGCCGCTCGTCCAGCCGCTGATGTACGTCAAACACCGTTTGGTCTTAACCAACTAGGTGGATTGGCTGGTATGGAAGCATTGGGCGCAGGCACTGGGTCTTTTATGGATTTGCAAGCTCGCATGCAAAGTGAATTGTTAAACAACGGTGACATGTTACGCTCAGTACTTGATAACCCACTAGTACAACAAATGATGAATAATCCAGAGATAATGCGCACTCTTTTCACCTCGAACCCGCAAATGCAGGACTTAATGCAGCGCAATCCTGAAATATCGCATATGCTAAATAATCCAGAATTGCTTCGTCAAACTATGGAGTTAGCACGCAATCCATCTATGTTGCAAGAGTTGATGCGTTCGCATGACCGTGCAATGTCGAATTTGGAATCGGTGCCTGGCGGTTACAATGCGCTTCAACGTATTTACCGCGATATACAAGAGCCCATGTTGAATGCAGCAAGCGATTCTTTCACACGCAATCCATTTTCCGGTCTAATGGACAGTTCTGGCG GCGGCATAAATCCGCAGCAAGGCACGGAGAATCGTCAACCACTACCAAATCCGTGGGGCGGTACCGGTAATACTAGTGGTACGTCTGGTAGTGGTGGTGCTGCGTCTGGTGCCAATCCAGATCTGCCGCCACGCGGCGTGCTCAACACGCCCGCCATGCAGAGTCTTATGCAACAAATGTCTGAAAATCCATCGTTAATGCAAAATCTGTTAAATGCACCTTATACGCGCTCCATGATGGACGCAATGGCACAGGATCCAGATATGGCTTCACGTCTGCTCAGCACCAGCCCCCTAATGGCTAATAATCCACAACTGCAAGATCAGGTGCGTCAAATGATGCCGCAGTTCCTTAATCAAATGCAAAATCCCGAAGTACAGAATATGTTGACCAATCCCGAAGCATTAAATGCAATTATGCAAATACAGCAAGGCATGGAGCAATTACGTTCGGCGGCGCCCGGTCTGGTCGGTTCTTTAGGTATACCACCACCAGCACCTGGCAATACAGAAAGTTCCACCGGTACAACAACCTCAACTACAAACACCACGAGCGGCGGTGGCGATACCAATCGTCCCGCTACGGCACCTGGCGGCGGACCGAATGCTCAACTCTTCAACGACTTTGTATCACGCATGTTGAACGGCGTAGGCATGCAGGCTGACAACACGCAGCCGCCTGAGGTGCGCTATCAGTCACAACTGGAGCAACTGGCGGCTATGGGTTTCGCCAATCGGGAGGCCAACTTGCAAG cgCTAATTGCTACTTTTGGCGACATAAATGCTGCTGTTGAGCGGTTATTGTCACTTAACCAATTATCTTTAAGTTAA
- the LOC126758044 gene encoding uncharacterized protein LOC126758044: MLKHTSNAGGVGGGPANGQLRNNPNNSNSATASNRNIHLRPQQPLNISTLSTTQNALQTSSNTPATANGGQRVPTLLNIASTPISAGTTNTLTPLTPSAGNTTTATTTTSVTPLTPNGIGNNLHTYTNQHILASNNNNNTHNTTAGTINSNTNHNNNNNNSNAHYNHHNYSNCHNLTTGVLINQSKHGPGPREALTSLGLLCLVSLLLALLSLIFLLKISPNAREDALTRSSAEDFVIVYDVTLALCALSLSLNLCCLLVCAIQFLFAVKLVRSPMFDGRDNKYLEKSSASRTCAVGGFFISIPIFLTGIILYTFNHFHSTPAIITSVLIGIGIVFCGGAMVHNVFIWQKEKTISYRSPPLNMSMVSHIGPITPPAQFLSPHQTHHFMSYAPHMHATHPHTHAQPQSQTQTQLGVQLHPTSVTPVSPNHSHGSFNALLSAGALNSSFLIRPSTATPPTPKPLPPQLSNGGGCLTLSAREASGSVSPGIPGTLDMSNITSPSLHELSTLV, encoded by the exons ATGTTAAAACACACCTCAAATGCCGGCGGAGTGGGCGGCGGACCAGCGAATGGTCAGTTGCGTAATAATCCCAATAATAGCAACTCTGCAACGGCCTCTAACCGCAATATACACCTGCGACCGCAACAACCGCTCAATATCTCCACTTTAAGTACCACACAGAACGCCCTACAAACCTCGTCCAACACTCCGGCGACGGCGAACGGAGGTCAACGCGTACCCACATTATTAAATATCGCTTCAACACCAATATCGGCGGGCACAACAAATACATTAACGCCATTAACACCAAGCGCTGGCAATACGACgacggcaacaacaacgacgTCAGTTACTCCGCTGACACCGAATGGAATTGGCAATAAtttgcacacatatacaaatcaGCATATTCTAGcttccaacaacaataacaatacacaCAACACAACTGCTGGCACAATAAATAGCAATacaaatcataataataacaacaacaatagtaacgCACATTATAATCATCATAATTATAGTAATTGCCACAATCTGACAACGGGTGTGTTAATAAATCAATCGAAACATGGACCTGGACCGAGAGAAGCGCTAACGAGTCTAGGACTATTATGTTTAG TTTCCCTGCTATTAGCGCTATTGTCGTTaatttttctgctgaaaattTCACCGAATGCCCGCGAAGATGCTTTGACGCGCAGCTCTGCTGAGGATTTTGTAATTGTCTACGATGTTACATTAGCGCTCTGTGCACTTTCGCTGTCACTAAATCTGTGTTGTTTGCTGGTGTGTGCAATACAATTTCTATTCGCTGTGAAATTGGTGCGATCACCAATGTTTGATGGCAG agataacaaatatttggaaaaatcaaGTGCGAGTCGTACCTGTGCTGTCGGTGGCTTCTTTATATCCATACCAATTTTCCTCACAG GCATTATCCTGTACACATTCAACCATTTCCACTCAACTCCTGCCATTATCACAAGCGTGCTTATCGGCATTGGCATCGTATTTTGCGGTGGCGCAATGGTccataatgtttttatttggcaGAAAGAAAAAACCATTAGCTATCGGAGTCCACCATTGAATATGTCTATGGTATCACACATTGGGCCCATAACACCGCCTGCGCAATTTTTAAGTCCGCATCAAACGCACCACTTTATGAGTTATGCGCCGCACATGCATGctacacacccacacacgcatGCACAGCCACAAtcgcaaacacaaacacaattAGGCGTGCAACTACATCCGACTTCCGTGACACCGGTCTCACCAAATCATTCACACGGTAGCTTCAACGCGTTACTCTCAGCGGGTGCACTAAATTCGTCATTCCTAATACGCCCATCAACAGCAACACCGCCCACACCCAAGCCGTTGCCACCACAATTATCAAACGGTGGCGGTTGTTTGACGTTAAGCGCGCGTGAGGCTAGCGGCTCAGTTAGCCCCGGCATACCCGGCACGCTAGATATGAGCAATATAACCAGTCCTTCGCTGCATGAACTATCAACGTTAGTGTAG
- the LOC126758041 gene encoding exportin-5 isoform X1: MCVVCRYTRLEISWRIRVTKMTQRGNVAALGEELAQAVELIMRPDTAQQSRMEAYMACERFKEESPLCAQVGLYLASGQQFGQNVKHFGLQLMEYTIKFKWNSISHEEKLFIKENAMKLLHFGVGPAEDVSLAHLKDAVSRIIVEMIKREWPQQWTTLLSELSDACNKGEPQTELVLLVFLRLVEDVALLQTIESNQRRKDMYQALTNNMNDIFEFFQRLIELHVTKFREATAVGNFQKANAHGRVVEVVLLTLTGFVEWVSMNHITSNNCKLLQILCILLNDKAFQCNAAECLSQITNRKGQVKERKPLLMLFGEEPMRYIFTASQMLPDAANATALEQNHNFLKKLLNMLSGLGQQMVILWGKEDGNIQRPPNFEIFLECLLLLSSHHSLTVAHGATLIWNVLLKHDAISKDATVVPYIPKLIAVIGPRIIKTLYPSSRTLPTSVSTAAYICLEYDSEEEFAVFYYRCRTDFLEVFRQATLIQPIVTFTYCEQWLNARLSKAHTERNNVNCSVQDPAYMEWEALVCVIDGVLSRILLVSERPSVQSGLRLLEECLKVETSNPLILSILLSCISALFVFLSMSSCQITPNNCVAMSGVSLLPRVLERIFQALVFRDSTESNIDTTRAQATKNLRRHAASLMVKLGHKYPLLLLPVFDQIDSHVRVLLEDPRQAINKMERTTLQEALLLISNHFCDYERQTVFVANIMKDTLPHWPTFAEVFKSPYTFIQFVGLDKPAVTPIQSDPLSLNRGHMLDALNVVLAVIKRCTWPDDPDRASRGGFVVGFTELGNPICRNPATPHVIPLLPHILALMRVLNELYRPQAMALLSEDFRNVYTMLEHEKKMLLGVCTPPADPLDPTVKTMTSTVDRIQQFMALLYESCYHMMGSAGPSLGRDIYQLQGIADALINSVFASLEDVPDYRLRPIVRVFFKPFVYSCPPAFYDSVLVPIFAHLAPFMCYRLMQRWTYISSLYESGQLNEESNDTQEVLEDMLNRSLTREYLDVLKIALVGAGTDGVHAAANITDVAMEPEEHSMDGTTQSRAAQSALLSDIISDLGAKLLRNDATSNYILMTLMAALSWQDGACSMKAVNVIAPVMRFLATSEIQLMDQNKATTAFQAVLQGLQVHGMHDANQAGLITLGVQFYELLRPKFPILSELLRNIPNVNAADIQKFDEKVSVAPLKGNKVDKAKKDLFKKMTARLVGRSVNQMFSRQIEILNLPPMQTRAPKPNTDIVDITQNSGITQLFRTEK, from the exons atgtgtgtggtgtGCCGATATACGAGACTTGAAATATCT TGGCGGATACGAGTGACTAAAATGACACAACGTGGAAATGTAGCTGCTCTTGGGGAAGAGCTTGCCCAGGCCGTGGAGTTAATAATGCGCCCAGATACAGCTCAGCAATCACGTATGGAAGCATACATGGCTTGTGAAAGATTTAAAGAGGAATCGCCTTTATGTGCTCAAGTTGGGCTTTATTTAGCCAGCGGACAACAATTTGGTCAAAACGTGAAACACTTTGGTCTACAATTAATGGAATACACTATTAAATTTAAGTGGAACAGCATTTCGCATGAAGAAAAACTCTTCATAAAGGAGAACGCTATGAAACTTTTACATTTTGGCGTAGGCCCAGCGGAAGATGTGAGTTTAGCGCATTTGAAAGATGCGGTATCACGTATTATTGTGGAAATGATAAAACGTGAATGGCCACAGCAATGGACAACACTACTATCTGAATTATCCGATGCTTGCAATAAAGGTGAACCTCAAACTGAACTAGTGcttttggtttttcttcgtcTGGTAGAAGATGTTGCATTACTTCAGACAATTGAATCAAACCAACGGCGTAAGGATATGTATCAGGCGTTAACTAACAACATGAACGACatattcgaatttttccaacGACTTATAGAATTGCATGTTACAAAATTCCGCGAAGCTACTGCCGTAGGCAACTTTCAGAAAGCGAATGCACATGGACGAGTGGTGGAAGTGGTATTACTCACACTAACTGGATTCGTGGAATGGGTTTCGATGAACCATATAACTTCAAATAATTGTAAACTACTGCAAATACTTTGCATTTTGTTAAACGATAAAGCATTCCAATGCAACGCAGCCGAATGCCTCTCACAAATCACTAATCGCAAAGGTCAGGTGAAAGAACGAAAACCGCTGCTGATGTTGTTCGGCGAAGAACCAATGCGTTACATTTTTACGGCCAGTCAAATGCTTCCAGATGCTGCCAACGCTACCGCTTTGGAGCAAAACCACAACTTTTTGAAGAAACTTCTAAATATGCTGAGCGGTTTGGGACAACAAATGGTTATACTTTGGGGTAAGGAAGATGGCAACATACAGCGCCCACcaaactttgaaatatttctcGAATGTTTACTATTACTTTCAAGCCATCATTCCCTTACCGTTGCGCATGGTGCCACACTTATTTGGAATGTGCTGTTAAAACACGATGCCATTTCCAAAGATGCTACAGTGGTTCCTTACATTCCAAAATTGATAGCCGTTATAGGTCCACGTATTATCAAAACTTTATACCCCAGCTCACGAACTCTACCCACGTCAGTTTCGACAGCAGCATACATTTGCTTAGAATATGATAGCGAAGAGGAATTTGCCGTTTTCTACTATCGTTGCCGCACCGACTTTCTGGAGGTTTTTCGTCAAGCAACGCTTATTCAGCCTATCGTCACATTTACGTATTGTGAGCAGTGGCTCAATGCACGTTTGTCCAAAGCACATACTGAACGAAACAACGTAAATTGTTCAGTTCAAGACCCTGCCTACATGGAATGGGAGGCGCTGGTATGTGTTATTGATGGTGTTCTTAGTCGTATACTGCTGGTGTCGGAGCGGCCATCAGTACAATCGGGTTTGCGTTTACTGGAGGAATGTCTGAAAGTGGAAACCAGCAATCCATTGATACTATCTATACTGCTTTCGTGTATTTCAGCGCTTTTCGTATTCCTTAGTATGTCGTCGTGTCAGATAACGCCAAATAATTGCGTAGCCATGAGTGGCGTATCTTTGTTGCCACGTGTGCTGGAGCGCATATTCCAAGCACTTGTTTTTCGTGATTCCACCGAATCGAATATAGACACGACACGAGCGCAAGCCACTAAAAATTTACGACGTCATGCCGCCTCGTTGATGGTAAAGTTGGGTCACAAGTATCCCCTGCTACTGTTACCGGTTTTCGATCAGATCGACTCACATGTGCGGGTGCTGCTTGAAGATCCACGGCAAGCGATTAATAAAATGGAACGTACTACGCTACAGGAGGCGCTTTtgttgatatcaaaccactttTGCGATTACGAGCGACAGACTGTATTTGTGGCAAACATAATGAAGGACACACTACCACATTGGCCAACATTCGCAGAGGTTTTCAAATCGCCGTACACATTTATACAGTTCGTGGGACTGGATAAACCAGCGGTAACGCCAATTCAATCAGATCCCCTCAGTTTGAATCGGGGCCACATGCTTGACGCTCTAAACGTTGTATTGGCTGTTATTAAACGTTGCACTTGGCCTGACGATCCAGATCGTGCGTCTCGTGGTGGTTTCGTAGTTGGCTTCACAGAACTGGGAAATCCTATTTGCCGCAATCCAGCCACACCGCACGTCATTCCACTGCTGCCACACATACTTGCGTTAATGCGTGTGCTCAACGAGCTCTACCGTCCGCAAGCCATGGCTTTGCTTTCGGAGGATTTTCGCAATGTCTACACGATGTTGGAGCATGAGAAAAAGATGTTGTTGGGGGTGTGTACACCGCCTGCCGATCCGCTTGATCCAACCGTAAAAACGATGACTAGTACCGTGGACCGTATACAACAATTTATGGCATTGCTATATGAGAGTTGTTATCACATGATGGGGTCAGCGGGTCCCTCTCTCGGTCGTGATATTTATCAACTACAAGGCATTGCTGACGCATTAATTAACAGCGTTTTCGCATCGTTGGAAGATGTGCCTGACTATAGGCTGCGCCCCATTGTGCGCGTATTTTTCAAACCGTTTGTATACTCTTGCCCACCCGCCTTCTACGACTCGGTGCTTGTGCCAATATTTGCACATTTAGCGCCATTTATGTGCTATCGCCTGATGCAGCGCTGGACATACATATCTTCGTTGTACGAATCGGGTCAATTGAATGAGGAGTCAAATGACACGCAAGAGGTGCTGGAAGATATGCTGAATCGTTCTTTGACACGTGAATATTTGGACGTACTGAAAATTGCGCTTGTTGGTGCTGGCACTGATGGTGTTCACGCAGCTGCAAACATAACAGACGTTGCTATGGAGCCGGAGGAGCACTCTATGGATGGCACAACACAATCACGTGCAGCACAATCGGCATTGTTGTCCGATATTATCAGTGACTTGGGCGCTAAACTATTACGCAACGACGCTACGAGCAACTACATACTTATGACGCTGATGGCCGCGTTATCTTGGCAAGACGGGGCTTGCAGTATGAAAGCAGTAAATGTGATAGCGCCGGTAATGCGCTTTTTGGCGACCAGCGAGATACAGTTAATGGACCAAAACAAAGCAACGACCGCATTCCAAGCCGTGCTACAGGGTCTACAGGTGCATGGCATGCATGATGCCAATCAAGCAGGACTAATAACGCTCGGTGTACAATTCTATGAGCTGCTGCGCCCCAAATTTCCCATACTCAGCGAATTGTTACGTAATATACCAAACGTAAATGCGGCGGATATACAAAAATTCGATGAAAAGGTAAGCGTGGCACCTTTGAAAGGCAACAAAGTGGACAAAGCTAAGAAGGATCTGTTCAAAAAGATGACCGCGCGCCTGGTGGGACGTAGCGTAAATCAAATGTTCAGCCGGCAAATCGAAATTCTGAATCTGCCACCAATGCAGACGCGTGCGCCTAAACCCAACACAGACATTGTCGATATAACGCAAAACTCGGGCATTACACAACTATTCCGCACAGAAAAGTGA
- the LOC126758041 gene encoding exportin-5 isoform X2, which translates to MTQRGNVAALGEELAQAVELIMRPDTAQQSRMEAYMACERFKEESPLCAQVGLYLASGQQFGQNVKHFGLQLMEYTIKFKWNSISHEEKLFIKENAMKLLHFGVGPAEDVSLAHLKDAVSRIIVEMIKREWPQQWTTLLSELSDACNKGEPQTELVLLVFLRLVEDVALLQTIESNQRRKDMYQALTNNMNDIFEFFQRLIELHVTKFREATAVGNFQKANAHGRVVEVVLLTLTGFVEWVSMNHITSNNCKLLQILCILLNDKAFQCNAAECLSQITNRKGQVKERKPLLMLFGEEPMRYIFTASQMLPDAANATALEQNHNFLKKLLNMLSGLGQQMVILWGKEDGNIQRPPNFEIFLECLLLLSSHHSLTVAHGATLIWNVLLKHDAISKDATVVPYIPKLIAVIGPRIIKTLYPSSRTLPTSVSTAAYICLEYDSEEEFAVFYYRCRTDFLEVFRQATLIQPIVTFTYCEQWLNARLSKAHTERNNVNCSVQDPAYMEWEALVCVIDGVLSRILLVSERPSVQSGLRLLEECLKVETSNPLILSILLSCISALFVFLSMSSCQITPNNCVAMSGVSLLPRVLERIFQALVFRDSTESNIDTTRAQATKNLRRHAASLMVKLGHKYPLLLLPVFDQIDSHVRVLLEDPRQAINKMERTTLQEALLLISNHFCDYERQTVFVANIMKDTLPHWPTFAEVFKSPYTFIQFVGLDKPAVTPIQSDPLSLNRGHMLDALNVVLAVIKRCTWPDDPDRASRGGFVVGFTELGNPICRNPATPHVIPLLPHILALMRVLNELYRPQAMALLSEDFRNVYTMLEHEKKMLLGVCTPPADPLDPTVKTMTSTVDRIQQFMALLYESCYHMMGSAGPSLGRDIYQLQGIADALINSVFASLEDVPDYRLRPIVRVFFKPFVYSCPPAFYDSVLVPIFAHLAPFMCYRLMQRWTYISSLYESGQLNEESNDTQEVLEDMLNRSLTREYLDVLKIALVGAGTDGVHAAANITDVAMEPEEHSMDGTTQSRAAQSALLSDIISDLGAKLLRNDATSNYILMTLMAALSWQDGACSMKAVNVIAPVMRFLATSEIQLMDQNKATTAFQAVLQGLQVHGMHDANQAGLITLGVQFYELLRPKFPILSELLRNIPNVNAADIQKFDEKVSVAPLKGNKVDKAKKDLFKKMTARLVGRSVNQMFSRQIEILNLPPMQTRAPKPNTDIVDITQNSGITQLFRTEK; encoded by the coding sequence ATGACACAACGTGGAAATGTAGCTGCTCTTGGGGAAGAGCTTGCCCAGGCCGTGGAGTTAATAATGCGCCCAGATACAGCTCAGCAATCACGTATGGAAGCATACATGGCTTGTGAAAGATTTAAAGAGGAATCGCCTTTATGTGCTCAAGTTGGGCTTTATTTAGCCAGCGGACAACAATTTGGTCAAAACGTGAAACACTTTGGTCTACAATTAATGGAATACACTATTAAATTTAAGTGGAACAGCATTTCGCATGAAGAAAAACTCTTCATAAAGGAGAACGCTATGAAACTTTTACATTTTGGCGTAGGCCCAGCGGAAGATGTGAGTTTAGCGCATTTGAAAGATGCGGTATCACGTATTATTGTGGAAATGATAAAACGTGAATGGCCACAGCAATGGACAACACTACTATCTGAATTATCCGATGCTTGCAATAAAGGTGAACCTCAAACTGAACTAGTGcttttggtttttcttcgtcTGGTAGAAGATGTTGCATTACTTCAGACAATTGAATCAAACCAACGGCGTAAGGATATGTATCAGGCGTTAACTAACAACATGAACGACatattcgaatttttccaacGACTTATAGAATTGCATGTTACAAAATTCCGCGAAGCTACTGCCGTAGGCAACTTTCAGAAAGCGAATGCACATGGACGAGTGGTGGAAGTGGTATTACTCACACTAACTGGATTCGTGGAATGGGTTTCGATGAACCATATAACTTCAAATAATTGTAAACTACTGCAAATACTTTGCATTTTGTTAAACGATAAAGCATTCCAATGCAACGCAGCCGAATGCCTCTCACAAATCACTAATCGCAAAGGTCAGGTGAAAGAACGAAAACCGCTGCTGATGTTGTTCGGCGAAGAACCAATGCGTTACATTTTTACGGCCAGTCAAATGCTTCCAGATGCTGCCAACGCTACCGCTTTGGAGCAAAACCACAACTTTTTGAAGAAACTTCTAAATATGCTGAGCGGTTTGGGACAACAAATGGTTATACTTTGGGGTAAGGAAGATGGCAACATACAGCGCCCACcaaactttgaaatatttctcGAATGTTTACTATTACTTTCAAGCCATCATTCCCTTACCGTTGCGCATGGTGCCACACTTATTTGGAATGTGCTGTTAAAACACGATGCCATTTCCAAAGATGCTACAGTGGTTCCTTACATTCCAAAATTGATAGCCGTTATAGGTCCACGTATTATCAAAACTTTATACCCCAGCTCACGAACTCTACCCACGTCAGTTTCGACAGCAGCATACATTTGCTTAGAATATGATAGCGAAGAGGAATTTGCCGTTTTCTACTATCGTTGCCGCACCGACTTTCTGGAGGTTTTTCGTCAAGCAACGCTTATTCAGCCTATCGTCACATTTACGTATTGTGAGCAGTGGCTCAATGCACGTTTGTCCAAAGCACATACTGAACGAAACAACGTAAATTGTTCAGTTCAAGACCCTGCCTACATGGAATGGGAGGCGCTGGTATGTGTTATTGATGGTGTTCTTAGTCGTATACTGCTGGTGTCGGAGCGGCCATCAGTACAATCGGGTTTGCGTTTACTGGAGGAATGTCTGAAAGTGGAAACCAGCAATCCATTGATACTATCTATACTGCTTTCGTGTATTTCAGCGCTTTTCGTATTCCTTAGTATGTCGTCGTGTCAGATAACGCCAAATAATTGCGTAGCCATGAGTGGCGTATCTTTGTTGCCACGTGTGCTGGAGCGCATATTCCAAGCACTTGTTTTTCGTGATTCCACCGAATCGAATATAGACACGACACGAGCGCAAGCCACTAAAAATTTACGACGTCATGCCGCCTCGTTGATGGTAAAGTTGGGTCACAAGTATCCCCTGCTACTGTTACCGGTTTTCGATCAGATCGACTCACATGTGCGGGTGCTGCTTGAAGATCCACGGCAAGCGATTAATAAAATGGAACGTACTACGCTACAGGAGGCGCTTTtgttgatatcaaaccactttTGCGATTACGAGCGACAGACTGTATTTGTGGCAAACATAATGAAGGACACACTACCACATTGGCCAACATTCGCAGAGGTTTTCAAATCGCCGTACACATTTATACAGTTCGTGGGACTGGATAAACCAGCGGTAACGCCAATTCAATCAGATCCCCTCAGTTTGAATCGGGGCCACATGCTTGACGCTCTAAACGTTGTATTGGCTGTTATTAAACGTTGCACTTGGCCTGACGATCCAGATCGTGCGTCTCGTGGTGGTTTCGTAGTTGGCTTCACAGAACTGGGAAATCCTATTTGCCGCAATCCAGCCACACCGCACGTCATTCCACTGCTGCCACACATACTTGCGTTAATGCGTGTGCTCAACGAGCTCTACCGTCCGCAAGCCATGGCTTTGCTTTCGGAGGATTTTCGCAATGTCTACACGATGTTGGAGCATGAGAAAAAGATGTTGTTGGGGGTGTGTACACCGCCTGCCGATCCGCTTGATCCAACCGTAAAAACGATGACTAGTACCGTGGACCGTATACAACAATTTATGGCATTGCTATATGAGAGTTGTTATCACATGATGGGGTCAGCGGGTCCCTCTCTCGGTCGTGATATTTATCAACTACAAGGCATTGCTGACGCATTAATTAACAGCGTTTTCGCATCGTTGGAAGATGTGCCTGACTATAGGCTGCGCCCCATTGTGCGCGTATTTTTCAAACCGTTTGTATACTCTTGCCCACCCGCCTTCTACGACTCGGTGCTTGTGCCAATATTTGCACATTTAGCGCCATTTATGTGCTATCGCCTGATGCAGCGCTGGACATACATATCTTCGTTGTACGAATCGGGTCAATTGAATGAGGAGTCAAATGACACGCAAGAGGTGCTGGAAGATATGCTGAATCGTTCTTTGACACGTGAATATTTGGACGTACTGAAAATTGCGCTTGTTGGTGCTGGCACTGATGGTGTTCACGCAGCTGCAAACATAACAGACGTTGCTATGGAGCCGGAGGAGCACTCTATGGATGGCACAACACAATCACGTGCAGCACAATCGGCATTGTTGTCCGATATTATCAGTGACTTGGGCGCTAAACTATTACGCAACGACGCTACGAGCAACTACATACTTATGACGCTGATGGCCGCGTTATCTTGGCAAGACGGGGCTTGCAGTATGAAAGCAGTAAATGTGATAGCGCCGGTAATGCGCTTTTTGGCGACCAGCGAGATACAGTTAATGGACCAAAACAAAGCAACGACCGCATTCCAAGCCGTGCTACAGGGTCTACAGGTGCATGGCATGCATGATGCCAATCAAGCAGGACTAATAACGCTCGGTGTACAATTCTATGAGCTGCTGCGCCCCAAATTTCCCATACTCAGCGAATTGTTACGTAATATACCAAACGTAAATGCGGCGGATATACAAAAATTCGATGAAAAGGTAAGCGTGGCACCTTTGAAAGGCAACAAAGTGGACAAAGCTAAGAAGGATCTGTTCAAAAAGATGACCGCGCGCCTGGTGGGACGTAGCGTAAATCAAATGTTCAGCCGGCAAATCGAAATTCTGAATCTGCCACCAATGCAGACGCGTGCGCCTAAACCCAACACAGACATTGTCGATATAACGCAAAACTCGGGCATTACACAACTATTCCGCACAGAAAAGTGA